CAGCACGTCCAGCCGTTCCTCGCGCTGCGACCCGCCAATGATCTCGCCGATCCCCGGCGCGAGCACGTCCATGGCCGCAACCGTGCGGCCATCCTCGTTCTCGCGCATGTAGAACGACTTGATCTCCTTGGGATAGTTCATCACCACGATCGGCCGGCCCACGTGCTCCTCCGTCAGCCACCGCTCGTGCTCGGTCGCCAGGTCCACGCCCCACTTGACCGGGAACTCGAACTTCTTTTTGGCGCCCTCCAGATGGCGGATTGCGTCGGTGTACTCCATCCGCTCGAAGCTGGTGCTGACGAACGACTCCAGCCGCTGCAGCACCCCCTTCTGCACCCGCTCCTCGAAGAACGCCATGTCGTCGGCGCGCTCGTTCAGCAGGTCGGTGAACACGGACTTCAGCATCGCCTCGGCCAGGTCCGCGTCCTCGTGCAGGTCGGCGAAGGCGATCTCCGGCTCCACCATCCAGAATTCCGCAAGGTGGCGGCTGGTGTTGCTCTTTTCCGCGCGGAAGGTGGGCCCGAAGGTGTACACGTTGGAGAGCGCCATGGCGTACGCCTCCACGTTCAGCTGGCCGGAAACGGTAAGGTGCGCGGCGCGGCCAAAGAAGTCCTGCTCAAAGTCGATGGCGCCGTTTTCCGTCCGCGGCAGGTTGGCCAGGTCCAGCGTGCTCACGCGGAACATCTCGCCCGCGCCCTCGGCGTCGCTGGTGGTGATGATGGGCGTGTGCACCCAGAAGAAGCCACGCTGGTCAAAAAAGCGGTGCACCGCCATGGACAGCGTGTGGCGCACGCGCGCCACCGCCCCGAAGGTGTTGGTGCGCGGGCGAAGGTGCGCCACCCCGCGCAGAAACTCCATGGAGTGCTGCTTGGGCTGAATGGGATACGTTTCCGGATCCTCAACCCAGCCCAGCACTTCCACCGAGTCCGCGCGGATCTCGAACGGCTGCGGGCGGTCCGGCGTGGCGATCACCTCGCCGCGCACCGAGACCGAACAGCCGGTGGTGAGGCGCTGCACCTCGCCGGCGTAGTTCGGCAGTTCGTTCGACGCCACCACCTGGATGGGCGCAAAGCAGGAGCCGTCGTGCACGTGGATGAACGACAGCCCGGCCTTGGAGTCGCGCCGGGTGCGGACCCAGCCTTTTACGGTCACCGGCTGGCCGGCCGCGAGGGCGCCGGCCAGGACCTGCGAGATGGAGGTGCGGCTCATATCGATCGACGGTCTCTGGATGATGTGCTGCGGCCGTTGCGGACAGCGCCGGATGCGCGGCTCGCGGCGATTCCTATCCACCAGGACCGCCGCGATCCGCAGGTAGGGAATGTATACCTGTACCCGCCGCCGCGCGACCGCCGGGCATCATCCATCAAACAAAGCGGGCCGTGCCTCCCGAAAGAGGCCCGGCCCGTCATCCTAATCCCTCACACGCCACGGTGCGGCGATCGGAATGCAGGAACGTGCGTGGCGGCAAACGCGAGCCGGGCTGGCTTCCCCGTGGGGAGCCGGCCCGTCGTGCGCAGGTCAGGCGGGCGGATTGATGCCGCAGCCGCTCAGGCAGCCGGTGCAGGGCCACACGGCCTCGCGGGTCACCTTGTCGCTGATCTCAAAAGTCGCGACGTCCAGATCGGAGATGTTGAGCGTCTTCATGGTCGTTCTCCCGTGTTGGCGATGAACCGTGCGCGAAACGTTCGTTCCGCGCCCTTCCCGTCAGTAACAGAGCTCGCTGAAATCCGGGGCGATGATGCCGCAGGTGCTGTCGCAGCCCGTGCAGTACATCGGCGTCTGGGCGACCAGGGCCGCCTGGGGCTCCGTGGTGAACGACTCCACGTCGAGCCCTTCAATCTCCAGCTTCTTCATCTGATCCTCTCCAGAAGACGTGTCTCCGAGATCTGGGCGCCTCTGCACCCGGAGCAGAAACGTAACGGAGCAGCTTCTATTCTGCAATCCTTGTCGTAAACATACCCCTCGTGGACGCACTCATCCATAGATCCAGCGATATCCCCTCACGAACATCGATGCAACCGAGCGCCCGAACGTACAATGGATGGCGGGAATCAGACGCGTGCGCATCTCGGTGAACCGGTTCGGCGGATCAGACGCGGAAAGCCCCACGGCCACGCCGTGAGGCTTTCCTCTGCATGCGGTGTCCAGTCGCACGGGCGCGGTCAGGCGACGGCCATTTCGCGCGGGGCGGCGGGGACGCGGTACGCTTCCGGCGCGGACGGGCAGAGCGGCGCCAGGGTGCAGCGCTCGCAGAACGCGCGGCGGGCGGTGCACACCGCGCGGCCGTGGTCGATGATGCGGTGCGTAAAGATCACGCGGTCGTCCCGGTCCAGCAGCTTGAGCAGGTCCTGCTCGATCGGCTCCGGATCCTCCTCGCGCGTCAGCCCCAGCCGCGCCGCGATCCGCTTGACGTGCGTGTCCACCACCACGCCCTCCGCCATCCCGAACCCGACACCGAGCACCACGTTCGCCGTCTTGCGCCCTACGCCGGGAAGCTGGGTGAGCGCCGCGAGGTCGGCCGGGACCTGGCCGCCGTGCCGCTCCTGCAGCGCGCGCCCCAGCCCGATGAGCGACTTCGCCTTGTTGCGAAAGAAGTTGAGCGACTTCAGGTGCTCTTCCATCTCGTCCTGCGACGCCGCCGCGTAGTCCGCCGCCGTGCGGAAGCGGGCGAACAGCGCGGGGGTGGCGCGGTTCACCGCCGCGTCGGTGCACTGCGCGGAAAGGACGGTCGCCACCACGAGCTGCAGCATGTCCTGGTAATCCAGCGAGCACCGGCTGTCGGGGTACAGCGCCGCCAACTCGGTCAGGATGGACGATGTGCGCTCACGGCGCGCTTTTCTGCTTTCTCTCGGCAAACCAGTTCTCCAGGCGGTCCAGCTCCCACGTGTTCAGCACTTGCGGCGCGGTGATCCACGCCTTGCGCGCCACGTTCACTCCAAACAGTACGTTGCCCAGCGCGCCGGTAGAGTGCGCGTCGGGGTTGATGGGGATCAGTACGCCCTTTTCCGCCGCGTAACGCGCATTTCGCCAGTCCACGTCCAGCCGGTTGGGATCGGCGTTGATCTCCACGCACACGCCGTTCGCCGCCGCCGCGTCGATCACGGCCCGCACATCCACCGCGTAGCCGTCGCGGCGCAGCAGCAGGCGGCCGGTGGCGTGGCCCAGCATGGTGATTCGCGGATGGGAGACGGCGCGGATCAGCCGGTCCGTCATCTCCCGCTCCGGCATCTGAAAACCGGAGTGGACGGAGCCCACGATGTAGTCGAAGCCGGCGAGCACGTCGTCGTCGTAATCCAGCCGGCCGTCGGCGAGGATGTCGGCCTCCACGCCCTTGAACAGGCGGAACCGCTTCTTGCCCCGGCCGCCGTGCTCCGCGTTCCACGCGTCGATCTCGCGGTGCTGCTTGCGGACCGCCGCGGGGGAAAGGCCGCCCGCGTACGCGGCGAACTGCGAGTGGTCCGCGATCCCCAGGTACGACCAGCCGCGCTCGCGCGCCGCGTCCGCCATTTCGTCCACCGTGGCGCGGCCGTCGGAGTAGGTGGTGTGGCAGTGAAAGGTGCCGCGCAGGTCGCCCGGCTCGATCAGAACCGGAAGCGTTCCCGCCGCGGCCGCCTCGATCTCGCCCCATCCCTCGCGCAGTTCGGGCGGGATCCACGCCAGATCCAGCGCCCTGTACACCGCCTCCTCGTCCGGGGTCGGCACGGATTTCTTTCCATCGAACAACCCTTCCCCGTCCAGCCGCAGCCCCATCCCCGCCGCGCGTTCCGTCAGTTGCGCGAGATGTTCGGCGCTCCCCGTCTCCCGTACCAGCGCGGCGCCGAAGCGCGCGGGCGTCACGCACACGAGGCGCGCGAGAAGGCCATCCGCCAGGCGCACCTCGGCGGGCGCGTCCGCGGCGGAGGCATCGGGGGATTCGGTGCCCTGGATGGCGCGAAAGGCGGCGAGCACGGCGGCCGGATCGTCGGCGGCCGCGACCAAGTCGAGCGCGTCCACCACCTCCAGCCGCCGGCGGATCTGCCCCGCCGCGCGCACCTGCACCACGCCGGGGAGGCCCTCGATCAACTCCAGCAGCCCCGCCGCGGACTCCACCGCCTGGTAGTAGCGGCGGCGCCCCCGCAGCGAGCGCGCAAAGGCGACGCCCTCCAGGATCTTCTGCTCTGTCTTGGCGCCGAACCCCGCCACCTTGGCGATGCGCCCGGCGGACGCGGCCGCCTCCAGCGCGTCCAGGCTGTCGATGCCCAGGTCGGCGTACAGGGTGCGGATGCGCTTGGCGCCCAGGCCCTTGATCCGCATCATGTCGTACAGGCCGACGGGCGTCTTGGCGCGAAGCTCCTCCAGCATGGCGGACGTGCCGTTGGCCAGGAGTTCCTCCAGCACCGACGCGATCCCCTCGCCCACGTTGGGCAGCGTGCGCAGGCGGCCCTCCGCGGCGAGAGAGGCGAGGTCGGCGGCGGAGGTTTCCAGCGAGCGCGCGGCGGTGGAGAAGGCCTTGGCGCGGAACGGATTGCCGCCCACCACCTCCAGCAGCATCGCGATTTCCGCCAGCACCGCGCCGGCTTCGCGCGCCGTCATGCCGCGGAGCCTCCGCCGAAGCGCACGCGCAGAAAATCCATTCGCGACACCGGCGCGACGCCATCGTCCGCGGGGAGGTCGGCGGCGGGCTCAGGACTGACATCCGCCGCGTTCTCGCCGATGTACCACGCAGCGAGCGCGATCAGCTTGAGCGCTTCGCTGGTGGTGAGGATGGAGTACAGGCCGGCCATGTCGCCGCCGGGGAGCACGTTCTCAAAGTCGCGCCCTTCCTCGCGCCCCGGTTCGGCCCACACGGCGGGGATTCCGGCGCCGACCTCCGCGTCGAACGGAATGACGCTGAAGCCCGGACGGTTGCGGTGGATGCCCAGCACCATCAGCCCCTGCAGGTGGGCGAACGGTACGCCGCGCGCGTCCGCCTGCTGGGCGACGGTCACGAAGAAGCCGTCCACCGGCTCCGGCGGCAGTTCCGGCGTGATGCTGGCCCAGAACAGGTTGGCGGGAAGCTGCAGGTAGAACGCCGGCGCGGGGACGGCAAAGGTCCACGCGTCCAGCCGCGGCGACGATTCCACCAGGTAGCGGGCCACCGGCGCGTCCAGCACGTACGTCCGCCGCCCGGCGCTCCAGAAATTGAAGGCGTGGTAGAAGAGCGCGCGGTACTCCTCCAGCATCTCCGGCGGGGCGTCTTCGGGGATGATGTCGCGCACCGCGTCGCCCGCCTGGCCGATGAAGGTGAAGCGCTCCCGCTGAGCCGCGTCCTCGCCGCGCTCCTTGGCTTCGGCTTCGATGGCGGGAAAGACGCGCGATTCAAAGTCGCCTTCCAGAAACGCCAGTTCGTACGGCGTCAGCCGCGCCGGGTCCGGGGCCCGGTCACCCACCTGCTTCATTCCATCCGCCACGCGCGCGCTCCCTCTGTGTCCACTTCCGCGAATCCGCTGATGGATGCAACTTACCGTTCCCCGCCGCCGCCCCGCCAGCAACGGCGATCATTGCGGAGATGCGGGACAAACGTGAAACCCCGCCATCCTCCGGAGAGAACGACGGGGTTTCTACCTCGACAACACCGCTCGCAGCCCGCAGGCTCCCGCGCGAACGGTGCCGAACCCGAGGAATTACCCGGCAAAGATACAGCGATGCCCTTCTGAGATCAACGTCGATCCGCGCTCGGTCCTTGGCGCATCCGAAGTCGAGGAAGCGCGGGGTTGTCTCGCGAGCGATCAGTCCGGGCGGTCGCCCGCGGGGCCGCGGCGTACCCAGTCGCCTTCCGCGAGCGTCCACTCGGCGACGATGGGCTCCTCGCGGCGGAAAAGGGTGCGCAGCTGCTCCCAGAAGCCGATCCGCCGCACCAGGACCACGGTGACATCTCCCGGCGTCTCGCCGAATCCCTCCAGGTACAGAAAGCAGACGTCGCCCAGATCGTCCGGCACTGGAACGCCGATCCGCTCGCCGTCGATGATCACCTCGATGTCCTGCTCCGGACTCACCCGGCGCTCATCGACGATCATCTCCACGAATACGTCGTCATCCACCTCCCACACGCCCTCCCCCGCCGGCTCGCCGCCGCGGTAGAAGAACGGGTCGAACGACAGCCCGTCGCGCCGCTTGAAGTTCTCGTCCGACGCGTCATCGTAGTCCTCCAGCGCGTCCTCGCCCGCGGCGGATTCGCGGTGGTGGCGGATTTCGTGGGTCAGCGTCTCCCACAGCTCGCCCTGCCAGTCGAAATCCTCATCCTGTTCCGCCAGCGCGCGGAACGATCCATAGAAGAGGCGCACTTCGGAGCGCGTCGGCTCCGGCACGCCGTCCTCGTAGTCCAGCTCGCCCGTGGCGCACTCGCCCATCGTGTAGACGTCGGGCAGTTCCGGATGCAGCACCGTGCGCCCGGACACCCGCACGGTCTCCACCCCGCCGCGGAACTCGGGCGGAATGGTGGCGAACAGCCTGTGCGCCTCGCTCTCGAACTCCTCAAACGTCATCGGCGGCGAACTCGTCAGGGTGCATCGGGCGGGAAGTGGATGATCGCATCAACCTACTCGCGCCACTGCGAGACGTGCACGACCCTCCATCGAACGACATCCACATCTCCTGATCGCGATCAGGACGGGCCGGAAGGTTCGGACAGCGGCGGCCGGACCTTCTCCTCTGGCGCCACAGGGGGACGCGCACGATGGACCACGGTGCGCCGCGCGGCCAGAAACAGGCCGAGCACGATCCCCAGCCCCCACGACCACGGATCATCCCACAGCACCAGCTTGAACCACGTCGCGGAGCCGGCAAGGACGAGCATGAGCAGCGCGTAGGGCAGCGACCGCGTGGTGAACGCGCTGTACGTGTAGAACACCATGTGCCCGGACCATGGCACCGCGGGCGACAGGAGCCGCAGCGCAGCGGCGATCACCGCCGCCGCGTCCACCGCCAGCGCGCCGCGGGAGTGCGGGCCCGGCTCCCGCAGCCGCAGCCGTGCCCAGATGAAAAAAGCGAAAAAGAACGGCCCCGTGTACAGGGCCAGAAAGCGGCGCGCCGGCCAGCTGTCCGCCCCCAGCGCGGCGGCGGCGGTCAGCAGCGGCACGACTACGGCGGAGGCGAGCAGGGTGCCGTCAAGCCGGGCCCGCTGCGTGGCGGAATAGGTGGTCACGACGGATGAGTGGCGGGGATGAAGCGAGGGCGCGGCCCGGAACCCGGACCGCGCCCTCGCTCGCAGCGGATGCGCGACGGACCTAGTCCAGCTCGTCGACGCTCTGGATGATGCGGCTGACGAGGCCGTAGTCCACCGCTTCTTCGGCGCTGAGCCAGAAGTTGCGGTGGGTGTCCTTTTCAATGCGCTCCAGCGTCTGCCCCGTCTCGCGCATGAAGATGCGGTTGATGCGGCCGCGCATGCGGATGATTTCGTTGGCTTCGATGGCGATGTCCGCCGCCGTGCCGCCCGCGCCGCCCGCCGGCTGGTGCAGCAGAAAGCGCGTGTTGGGCAGGCAGAAGCGCTCCTCGCGCGGCGACGCCACGAAGATGAGCGCGCCGGCGCTGGCCACCCACCCGGTGCCGATCATGCGCACCTTGGGCTTGATGAAGCGGATCACGTCGTGGATGGTGTCGCCCGACTCCACGTGCCCGCCCTGCGAGTTGACGAACATGTTGATGGGCTTTTCGCTTTCGGCCGACATGGCCAGCAGCTGCCCGATGATGTTGCTTACCAGCTGCTGGTCGATGCCGCCGCTGATGATGAGCGTGCGCGACTTGAACAGCCGCTCGCGGATTCCCTCCGTCAGCGCGTTGGGCCGTTCCGAAGGAGCTTCCTGCTCCGGCGTGCCCTCGTCCTGATCGTCGTCCTGATTCCTCATCCCGGATCCCCGTAACGTTTGGCGTGTCGCGGACGCGCGTCCCCGCGCGGGCATGGTAGCGGTCCCGCGTGCGCGGCGAAAGGGCGGGCGCGCGGTTCCGCCGCGCGTTACGGCGCGGCGGGAAGCAGGCGCGTCACCCACAGTCCCGAGTGCAGGTCCGTCGCGAAAACCAGACCGTTGTGCGCCATGGCCGCCCAGGTGACGGAGAGTTCGGGCACGGCGGAGGCCGCATCGCGGGTGGGCAGCACCGCCAGTTCCGGGTCGCGCAGCCGTCCGGAAAGGGGAACCGAGACGTCCAGCGCGCGCAGGCCGCCGTTGTTGGTGGCCACGTACAGGCGGTCGCCCTCGGCCCAGAAGCGGCTGATTCCCCGCCCCGGCACCTCGTACCACGCCACCTCGCGCGGCGCCTCTACCCGCGTCACGTCGAACACGTGCAGCCGCCCGCCGATCTCCATGGGCCGGCGCGGGTCCGCCCCCGGCGGCACGATGGCATCGCCCACGAACGCGAGGCGCCGCCCGTCCGCCGTGGTGTAGGCGAACACTGCGTTGGTGTTGCCGTACCGCTGGCGGTTGTACTGCGTGGTGTAGCGCGTCTGCGAAACCAGGCGCGGGCGGTTGGGCGTGCCGCTCCGCACGCCGTTGCCCACGTCCAGGATCACGAATCCGTCGTTCCAGTACGCCAGGTAGGCCAGCCCGTCGCGCACCTGCACGTCGGCCAGAAAGCGGCTGGATGCATCGATGTTGGGCCCCAGCGGCGGCGCCCACCGCCCCACCACCCGTGCGTCGCGCGGATTGCTCACGTCCAGCACGGCCATTTCGCCCGTGGCCAGGTCCGACGCGTACAGCCGGTCGCCGTCCAGCCATACGGACTCCACGCCGCCGCCCAGCGACTCCCAGAAGTGCCCCGCGGGCCGGGGGTGCGCGGGGTCGGCCAGGTCCAGAAACACCACGCCGTTGCGCCGGGTGGTGCCGCCGCGCCGGGCCAGCGCCGCGAGGGTCCCTGCCTGGTTCACCGCCACGTCGCTGATGGCGCCCGCGTCCACCATCACCGAATCCGTCAGCACGGGCGCGGCGGGATTGCTCACGTCCCAGATGAAGAGTGTGCTGCCCACGCACTGCGCGCAGCCGCCGTTGGTGCCGGTGTACACGTAGTCGCGCCCGTCCACGCCGCGGAACGCCCACAGTTCCGTGCTGCGCATGCGCGGCACCGGCCCCCGCCCCACCACCTCGAAGCGCGCCGGGTAGTTCGCCGGATCGGCGGATTCCACCACGGTGACGCTCCCCGTGCTTTCGCGCGGGCGGCGCTGCGCCTCTGCGGCGGACGCGGCCAGCAGCGCCGCGGCGGCGCACGGCAGAAATCGGGCAGGAATTCGCATCGGTCGGCCGGGGTGCGGAGGAGAGGAACACGAGGAGGATCGCGCGGCAGTTTGTACGTACCGCCGCCGCGTACCGGATGCAACGATCAGGCGCGCATTTCCTTGACGGCCCACGGTCAGGGTTTCACGCGGAGGACGCGGAGGTTTCAACAGAGAGGAACGCGGAGGAACAGCAGGGACGATCGTCGGCATCCCAGCGGTTCCCCCCGCGTTCCCCCGCTCCCTCCGCGTCCCCCGCGTGAAACGGTGTTCCTCGCTTTCAGCCGGATGAAAAGGCAGAACGGCGGCCCGCACGCGCGAGCCGCCGTTCATCCATCAACAAAAAGCCGGATCAGGCCAGGCGCTCGGCGAGGAACGCGGGGATCTGGTCCTGGGCGATGCGCGACTGCTCCATGGTGTCGCGGTCGCGAATGGTGACGGTGCCCTGCTCCATCGTTTCGCCATCCACCGTGATGCAGAACGGCGTGCCGGCCTCGTCCTGGCGGCGGTATCGGCGGCCGATGGCGCCGGCTTCGTCGTAGAAGCTGGGAATGCCGCGGCGGCGCAGATCCTCGTGAATCTGCGTGGCGCGATCGGGCATGCCGTCCTTCTTGACCAGCGGAAACACGCCGCACTTGAGCGGGGCCAGCGACGGCTTGATGCTCAGCACCACGCGCGTTTCGCCATCCACCACGTCCTCGCGGTACGCGTTGGCCAGCACGGCCAGCGTGGCGCGGTCGGCGCCCACGGAGGTTTCGATGATGTACGGGATGTAGCGCTCGCCCGCCGCGGGATCGATGTACTCCAGGCGCTTGCCCGAGTACTCCTGGTGGCGCTTGAGGTCGAAGTCGGTGCGGTTGTGGATGCCTTCGATCTCGCCCCACCCGCCGTCGCCGATGGTGCCGCCGAAGTAGAACTCCACGTCGCCCGCGGCGCTGGCGTAGTGCGCCAGCTTCTCGTGCGGATGGTAGCGCAGGCGGTCCGGCGACAGGCCCAGCACGTCGGTGTGCCACTTGAAGCGGGCCTCGCGCCACTGCTCAAAGAACGCCTCGTCGGAGCCCGGCTTGACGAAGAACTGCATCTCCATCTGCTCGAACTCGCGCGTGCGGAACGTAAAGTTCCCGGGCGTGATCTCGTTGCGGAACGCCTTGCCGATCTGCGCGATGCCGAACGGAATCTTCTGCCGCGCGCTCTGCTGCACGTTCAGAAAGTTCACGTAGATGCCCTGCGCGGTTTCCGGACGCAGGTACACGACGTTGGCGGAGTCCTCGGCGGGCCCCATGAACGTCTTGAACATCAGGTTGAAGGAGCGCGGCTCCGTCCACTCTCCCGTCTTGCCGCAGCTGGGGCAGCGCGCGGCTTCCATCTCCGCGGCGCCGGTTTCGGCCAGCAGGATGTCTACGCGAAAGCGGCGGTGGCAGTTGCGGCACTCCACCAGCGGGTCGGTAAAGTTCTCCACGTGGCCGCTGGCCTCCCACACCTTGGGGTGCATGAGGATGGCGGCATCAAGACCTTCGATGTCGTCGCGCTCGTGCACCATGGCGCGCCACCACGCGTCCTTTACGTTGCGCTTGAGCTCCACGCCCAGCGGGCCGTAGTCCCACACGGAACCGGTGCCGCCGTAGATCTCGGACGATTGAAAGACGTATCCCCGACGCTTGGAGAGGGAGACGAGCTTTTCCATCAGGTCGTTGTCCGCCATGCCTTGCTTTGCCGATTCCGCGAAATGGGAGGCGCCCGTGTGGGCACCGTCTGGATCTGGGTTCAGGAGCGGGGATGATAACCGGCGGCGGGCGGCGCCGCAATTCACGCGGCGTGCGGGTTTTGCGGGCGGACATTGCCAAGAGGTAGGACAAAAACCGGCGTCGCGGGCATGGGGAGGCCTCGGTCCGCAGGGCCGCGGAGCGCCGGCCCGCCGCCGCGCGTCAGTCGGGAAAGATCCGCGAGATGATGGTGAAGATGTGGTCGACGCGTGTTTCGTTCAGTCGCACCAGCCGGATGTTCGCGCTGAGCGCCGAGGCGGGCTCGGGCTGAATGTCACCCTGCGCGGCGGACGTCACGGCGCCGTGCAGCAGCGACCAGGCGATCCCCATGAACTCGCGCCCCGTCATGCCCACCCGCGCCAGTTCCGCTCCCAGCGTGGGATACGACTCCAGAATCCGTCCGGCGGAATCCAGCGAAACCGTCGCCTTGGGCACCTGGGGAACCTTGAACGCGCCGGGATTCCGCCTGAACACGCTGTCCAGCCGCACCGCGAGGGTTTCCATCCGCAGCAGATCGGCTTCGGTGAGCCACACGTCCTCAATGGGCTCGGCGTCCAGGTCAAGGTGAATCTGCGCGGCGGCGGGCACCGCCAGGAACGCGGCGAACAGCGCGGCGGCAACCGTCCTGACCAGCCTGGAGATGAGCATCACAATCCAAGGAAAAGGGGATGATGATCGACGGAGGATCGAACCGGAGCGGCCGGGCGGATCACCATCCACCCGGCCGCTTCGTTGCCTTCGATCAACCGAGTTCGATCCGCCGGCCGATGCCGATCGCGTCCAGAAACGCCGCGTCGTGGCTGACGACGAGCAGCGCGCCATCGTAGCCGCGGATGACGGATTCCAGCGCCTCGAGACTGTCGAGATCAAGGTGGTTGGTCGGCTCGTCCAGCACCAGCAGGCGCGGCGGATGCCACCCGTTGAGCGCGCACGCCAGCGCCGCGCGCAGCCGCTGCCCGCCGCTCAGCGATCCCGCGGGTTGATGGACGGCCTCGCCCTCGAACAGGAAGCGGGCCAGCGCGTGCCGGGCCGCCGTCTCGTCCACGTCCGGATTCGTGGCACGGTAGTTCTGCAGCACGCTCTCCCCGTCCCGCAGCCGCTGCGTGTGCTGGTCAAAGAACGCGACCTCGGTGGATGGCAGACCGAGCCGCACCGTTCCCCTCTCCGGCCGCAGTTCGCCGGTCATGAGCCGCAGCAGCGTCGTCTTGCCTCCACCGTTGCGCCCGACGATGGCGATGCGCTCGCTCCCCGTAATCCGAAGCGAGACGCCGTCGATCACGGCCGTTTCCGCGCCGGGATGGCGGTACGTGACCTGATCCACATCCACCACGATCTTGCCGGCGGGGACGGCGGCGGAGGGCAGATCGAGCGCCAGTCGCGCCTGCTCGTCCACGCGCTCGCGGGCGGCGTCCAGGCGCGAGCGGCCGTCCTCCACAAGCCGCGCGGCGGTTTCGCGCACCCGGGCACCGGTGCCCTCCGCAGTCTCCTTCATCATCCCCAGCTTGATGCGGGGGATGTTGGCCGTTTCGGCGAAGCGCCGGCCCCGGGCGTCGCTGCGCGCCTGCCGCTCGCGCAGGGCCTGCGCATCGCGCCGCGCCCGCTTCAGCGCGTGCTCCGCGCTGGCGAACTCGCGCGCGGCGGCCTCGGCCTCCGCGGCGCGCTGGGCGCGGTACAGCTCCCATCCGCCGCCGTAGACGCGGGCTCCGGCGTGCGTCAGTTCCACG
Above is a genomic segment from Longimicrobium terrae containing:
- the nth gene encoding endonuclease III gives rise to the protein MPRESRKARRERTSSILTELAALYPDSRCSLDYQDMLQLVVATVLSAQCTDAAVNRATPALFARFRTAADYAAASQDEMEEHLKSLNFFRNKAKSLIGLGRALQERHGGQVPADLAALTQLPGVGRKTANVVLGVGFGMAEGVVVDTHVKRIAARLGLTREEDPEPIEQDLLKLLDRDDRVIFTHRIIDHGRAVCTARRAFCERCTLAPLCPSAPEAYRVPAAPREMAVA
- a CDS encoding glycine--tRNA ligase, whose protein sequence is MADNDLMEKLVSLSKRRGYVFQSSEIYGGTGSVWDYGPLGVELKRNVKDAWWRAMVHERDDIEGLDAAILMHPKVWEASGHVENFTDPLVECRNCHRRFRVDILLAETGAAEMEAARCPSCGKTGEWTEPRSFNLMFKTFMGPAEDSANVVYLRPETAQGIYVNFLNVQQSARQKIPFGIAQIGKAFRNEITPGNFTFRTREFEQMEMQFFVKPGSDEAFFEQWREARFKWHTDVLGLSPDRLRYHPHEKLAHYASAAGDVEFYFGGTIGDGGWGEIEGIHNRTDFDLKRHQEYSGKRLEYIDPAAGERYIPYIIETSVGADRATLAVLANAYREDVVDGETRVVLSIKPSLAPLKCGVFPLVKKDGMPDRATQIHEDLRRRGIPSFYDEAGAIGRRYRRQDEAGTPFCITVDGETMEQGTVTIRDRDTMEQSRIAQDQIPAFLAERLA
- a CDS encoding metallopeptidase family protein, translating into MTFEEFESEAHRLFATIPPEFRGGVETVRVSGRTVLHPELPDVYTMGECATGELDYEDGVPEPTRSEVRLFYGSFRALAEQDEDFDWQGELWETLTHEIRHHRESAAGEDALEDYDDASDENFKRRDGLSFDPFFYRGGEPAGEGVWEVDDDVFVEMIVDERRVSPEQDIEVIIDGERIGVPVPDDLGDVCFLYLEGFGETPGDVTVVLVRRIGFWEQLRTLFRREEPIVAEWTLAEGDWVRRGPAGDRPD
- the polX gene encoding DNA polymerase/3'-5' exonuclease PolX; the encoded protein is MTAREAGAVLAEIAMLLEVVGGNPFRAKAFSTAARSLETSAADLASLAAEGRLRTLPNVGEGIASVLEELLANGTSAMLEELRAKTPVGLYDMMRIKGLGAKRIRTLYADLGIDSLDALEAAASAGRIAKVAGFGAKTEQKILEGVAFARSLRGRRRYYQAVESAAGLLELIEGLPGVVQVRAAGQIRRRLEVVDALDLVAAADDPAAVLAAFRAIQGTESPDASAADAPAEVRLADGLLARLVCVTPARFGAALVRETGSAEHLAQLTERAAGMGLRLDGEGLFDGKKSVPTPDEEAVYRALDLAWIPPELREGWGEIEAAAAGTLPVLIEPGDLRGTFHCHTTYSDGRATVDEMADAARERGWSYLGIADHSQFAAYAGGLSPAAVRKQHREIDAWNAEHGGRGKKRFRLFKGVEADILADGRLDYDDDVLAGFDYIVGSVHSGFQMPEREMTDRLIRAVSHPRITMLGHATGRLLLRRDGYAVDVRAVIDAAAANGVCVEINADPNRLDVDWRNARYAAEKGVLIPINPDAHSTGALGNVLFGVNVARKAWITAPQVLNTWELDRLENWFAERKQKSAP
- a CDS encoding ATP-dependent Clp protease proteolytic subunit encodes the protein MRNQDDDQDEGTPEQEAPSERPNALTEGIRERLFKSRTLIISGGIDQQLVSNIIGQLLAMSAESEKPINMFVNSQGGHVESGDTIHDVIRFIKPKVRMIGTGWVASAGALIFVASPREERFCLPNTRFLLHQPAGGAGGTAADIAIEANEIIRMRGRINRIFMRETGQTLERIEKDTHRNFWLSAEEAVDYGLVSRIIQSVDELD
- a CDS encoding LVIVD repeat-containing protein, which gives rise to MRIPARFLPCAAAALLAASAAEAQRRPRESTGSVTVVESADPANYPARFEVVGRGPVPRMRSTELWAFRGVDGRDYVYTGTNGGCAQCVGSTLFIWDVSNPAAPVLTDSVMVDAGAISDVAVNQAGTLAALARRGGTTRRNGVVFLDLADPAHPRPAGHFWESLGGGVESVWLDGDRLYASDLATGEMAVLDVSNPRDARVVGRWAPPLGPNIDASSRFLADVQVRDGLAYLAYWNDGFVILDVGNGVRSGTPNRPRLVSQTRYTTQYNRQRYGNTNAVFAYTTADGRRLAFVGDAIVPPGADPRRPMEIGGRLHVFDVTRVEAPREVAWYEVPGRGISRFWAEGDRLYVATNNGGLRALDVSVPLSGRLRDPELAVLPTRDAASAVPELSVTWAAMAHNGLVFATDLHSGLWVTRLLPAAP
- the asnS gene encoding asparagine--tRNA ligase — protein: MSRTSISQVLAGALAAGQPVTVKGWVRTRRDSKAGLSFIHVHDGSCFAPIQVVASNELPNYAGEVQRLTTGCSVSVRGEVIATPDRPQPFEIRADSVEVLGWVEDPETYPIQPKQHSMEFLRGVAHLRPRTNTFGAVARVRHTLSMAVHRFFDQRGFFWVHTPIITTSDAEGAGEMFRVSTLDLANLPRTENGAIDFEQDFFGRAAHLTVSGQLNVEAYAMALSNVYTFGPTFRAEKSNTSRHLAEFWMVEPEIAFADLHEDADLAEAMLKSVFTDLLNERADDMAFFEERVQKGVLQRLESFVSTSFERMEYTDAIRHLEGAKKKFEFPVKWGVDLATEHERWLTEEHVGRPIVVMNYPKEIKSFYMRENEDGRTVAAMDVLAPGIGEIIGGSQREERLDVLDRRMDEMGLDREGYAWYRDLRRYGTVPHAGFGLGFERLVVYATGIANIRDAIPYPRTPGSAEF